The genomic region AATTGCTAAAATAAAGAAAACAACGCCAAGTGTGGAGATGGTGAGTTTTGCGCGAAGTGAAAGCTTCATAGTTTTCTCCTTTTGTTTTAGAAGATTGCTTAGATGATTAAATTTGTAGATTTATCACAAAGCATTTCAATGATTTTAACAAAAAAAAAAAAAAGAGCTATTAGATTCATGTAAAATAAAGTATGCAACTTTACAAAAAAGTAACACTTTCGCATTTAAATGTATAGAATCCACTCATTTATTTTTTTTGAAAATCCTCCCACAAAAAAAAGCAGATTATTGTCCTTAAAGCCTTTTTATGATTAAATCCACCTTCTTAAATTTTGGCGCTTGCTTGAAAGCTTGCAAATAGCTTTGAAAATATTGAGCGGAGCGTGATAGGATTTTTAAGGATTTATGGCTTTTAGGTGCGAGTTAGGGAGCTTTGGGGCTTTGTGAAATTATGGACTGGGGGAATGAATGTATTTTAAGAAAGTTTGGCATATTTTGCGTGTGGTTGTTTTTTGTGGATTTGCAAGTGCAAGTGCGTGGCTGTTTCTTGGCTGTTCTCAAACTCACATTCCACAAGCAAAAGGAGAATTTCAAGCAGAATCTGTAGTCTCGCAAGCACCGATAATTGTCAAAATAAGCTTTGTGGGTGATTGTGTGCTGGGGGATTATAAAGGTGCGAGCGGCGCGACTTTTAACGCGAAGTTTAAAGAAGTGGAGGGCGATTATGCCTACTTTAGCAAGGGTGTTGTTGCGGTGCTAAGCGAAGATGATTTGAGTGTGGCAAATTTAGAAGGTGTGCTAAGTGATAAAGAGCTGCAAAATGCCTTTGTAAAGCCTTTCAGCTTTAAGGGTAAAAGTGTTTATACAAATATTTTAAAGACTGCGAGCATAGAATCTGTGAATATTGCTAATAATCACACACGCGATTATGGCGCACAGGGCTTTAAGGACACAAGAGAGATTTTGCAAAATGCGGGGATTTCTTATTTTGGTGAAGGGTTTTTGGATATCCGCGAGATTAAGGGCAAGAAGTTTGGCTTTGGTGGGCATCGCGGGTGGAGCAGGGATATAAAAGCGCGCGTGAAAGATGAGATTGCGCGTTTGCGCGAAAATGGTGCTGAGGTGGTGATTTTTAGCTTCCATTGGGGTGAAGAGCGCGAGCATATTGCAAATAGCTTGCAACGCGAGATTGCGCATTTTGCCATTGATAATGGCGCGGATTTGATTATCGGGCATCACCCGCATGTTTTGCAGGGAATCGAGGAATATAAGGGTAAAAAAATCGTGTATAGTTTGGGGAATTTTATCTACGGCGGGGCGAAAAATCCAAAAGATAAAGACACGATGATTTATAGGGTGGAGTTTGCGTTTTATGAGAATCTAAATGACGCAAAAAACGTTTATGCAAAAATTGTTGGCAATAGAAATGAGAGTGCAGAATCTGTGAAACTTATCAGCCAAAAAATGCCGAATATGCGTGCGCAAGCGAAGTGTAACGAAGCTAGAGCTGAGGTGGAGTGCGATTTGACTGCACGAGAGGATACAATTGATGGAATAGGAGGAATAGATTCTCAAATAACAAGCCAGCATGATAGAATCCAAAAATCCAATCAACCAAAAAATACAGAATATGAGCGCGAGCGTAAGCGAGGCGGAGGTGAAGCGGGATTCACTCCCGCTGAGACGATACCAATTGATGGAATGGGCGCGTTTATCCACTCAATTGCGAGCGTGGATTTTTGGGGAGATTCTGGTGTGGTGTTAAAACACAGCATAATTCCTGCAAATATTTCTAGTCAAAATATCTACAATGATTATAGTCCCAGAATCTACGAAAAAAATAGCGGAGAATACGAAAGGGTGCTAAAGAGGGTTGAGGAATATAGCACCGCCAAAATGCCACAAAAAACGCGCTAATGTGTTTTGACGCACTTTGTGTATTTTAAATTAACTTAGCAATTCCCCATACAGCGAGCCACCTTGCGCGCGTGTGATACGAGCGTGGGCGAAAGTGCCAATCGCGCATTTTTTGCCTAAGATTTTTACGAGGCGATTATTCCCGCTTCTACCTTCACTCCAGCACTGCGCCTCATCATCGCGGTAGTTTTCAATAAGCACTTCATACACCCTGCCAATTTCATTTTTAGCGCGTTTTGCAAGCATTGACTTGTGAAGATTTTGCAAGCGCGCTAGGCGCTCTTTGGCAATGTGAGAATCCACAAGCCTGCTAGATTCAATAGAGTAAGCGGTCGTGTTTGGGCGCGGGGAATACACAAAGCTATACAAGGTATCAAAGCCCACTTTTTCCACCACATCAAGTGTATCGGCGAAATCCTCCTCGCTTTCTCCCGGAAATCCCACGATAATATCTGTGCCTATCCCCACATATTCCTGCCCAGCCTTGTGGAGAAACTCTCTTAATCGCGCGATTCTCTCCAAATACCATTCCTTGCTATATCCGCGCTTCATAGCTTTGAGAATCTTGCTTGAGCCACTTTGCAATGGGATATGGATTGATTTGCAGATTTTTTCATTATTCGCAAATTCCTCCAAAAACGCGTCATTCATATGCAGTGGGTGCGGAGAGGTAAAGCGGATTCTTTTAATGCCTTCAATCTCGCTTAGTGCGCGTAAAAGTTGCGTAAAATTTGTCTTTGGGTGCGGGCTTGAAAAGCGCACCCCGTAATTATTGACATTTTGCCCAAGCAATAAAAGCTCTTTGACGCCATTTTGTGCTAATTTGCGCGCCTCGCTTAAAAGCAAATCCTGTGGGATTGAAATCTCTTTGCCCCGCGTAAAAGGCACAATGCAATAGCTACAAAGCTTATCGCAACCAATTGAGATATTTAAAAGCGCTTTAATTCCCATATTTTGCGGTGAGGCAAAGACATAGCGGCTATCATCATAGTTAATATCCACTTCCACGGCTTTTGGGCTGTGAAGCACTTGCGTGATTTTGGAAGTATTGCGCGCGCCAAGCACAAAATCCACGTTCGGCGCTTTTTTGATGATTTGCTCTCCTAGCGCGCTCGCGGTGCAACCACAGACTCCGATTTTTGCACCTTGCTTTTTTTCACGCGCAAACTGCCCGATTTCGCTAAAAAGCTTGCGTTCGGGTTTTTCGCGCACCGAGCAAGTATTGATGAGAATCAAATCCGCTTCCTTTGGATTTTGTGTAAGCGTGTAGCCCTCTTTATATTCAAGTTCAGCAAGCAAATGTTCAGAATCCCGCTCATTCATAGCGCAGCCAAGTGTTTGAATATAGACTTTTCTTTTCATTGTCTCATAGCAACCCCCGCTTGTCTCCGCTTTAGTTTCATTGTGCGAATCTTGCGCGCTCATGTTTGAGATTTTTTGGTCATTGAGATTTGTAGATTCTGCAACGCTGTTTGATTGATGAGGATCTTGGATTTTTTGTTGTGCGGGTGTTTTGGAAGTCATAAAGTTTTAAAAAAATGTGGATTGATAAAGAAAAATCTACACCACATACAATTCATAAATATAGTTATTTTCATCTAAGCCATAGCGCACTTCGTTGAGTTGCACGCGGAAGCCACTTTTTTCAAGACTTGCCTTTGCTTTTTGCATATCTTTGTGCGAGTTTGTGCCATCAAAATAAAAAGCGTGCTCGTTTTGCTCTTGCACTTTTTTTATGATTTCATCAAGGCTTATTTTTGCTTCGACTTTCTTTTTGCTAGTTAAATCAGTCCTTGCGATTTTTAGCTCCATAAATTCTCCTTAAAGCTTGTGTGGGAAAAAAGCAGCTTAGAAATTAAGCCACTTTTTTGGAAGGTTTATTTAAATTGCCCTTTAATTTGCCCTACCCATTTTGAAATTCTCTCATCTGTTAAATCGCTTTGGTTGTCCTCATCAAGAAGCAATCCGATAAGTTTGCCATCAACAAGTGCCTTAGATTCATCAAAATCATAGCCTTCGTTTGCAGTTTGTCCGATGATTGTTGCTTTTTGCGCTTTTTCATAAAGGAAAAACAAAGCATCGCAATAAGTATCTGCATAAGTATCTTGATCGCCAACACCAATAAGTGCTACAACCTTGCCTTCAAAATCACCTTCACTAAAAAGCCCAAGATAGCTCTCCCAGTCATCTTGCAAATCGCCCGCGCCATAAGTAGGCGTTGCAAGAATAAGGTTTGTAAATCCTAGTAAATCTTCTTTTGAAGCCTTTGCCACATCAAAAAGCTTTGCGTCTGCGCCTAGCTCCTTTGCTACTTTTTCGCAAATACTTTGCGTATTTGAAGAATCGCTTCCATAAAAAATACCAATGCTCATTGAAAACTCCTTGTGAGATATTCTTTTTTTTGTTTGAAGTAAAAAAGAGCGTGCATTTTATAACTTTTTAGATAATGGGAAGAAAAATTTGCATAAAAATGCGCTTAAAGGGTGCATTTAGTGTGTTTTGAGAATTTTTTTTGCCTCTTTTAAGAGGGTTTTTTTATCATAATGTGTGCTTTTATTTTGGTAGATTTTTTCCTCTATAAGAGCGATAAAGCGTTGGATTGATGCATTTTGGGAATCTTTATTTTTGTATTTATGCGCAAGCAAAATTTCTAAAAGCTCCTTATAAGAGTGCGCGCGCAAGATAGATTCTCCTAAAAAATGCTTTTTACGCATAAAGATAAGAAATACCATAAAAAGAATAAGCGCAAGGAATGTAAATGGGAGCAAATTTTGCGCTTTTTTGGGTGTATGAGTTCGCGCTAAATCTTGCTTAATATGCACCGCAAAAGGTGCGGTGGTAAGTAAATAGCGCGTATTATATTCCTCATATTCCGCACTAAAGCTAGGAATCTCATAAGAATCTTTTGCCAAAATGCTAAATTCCTTGCTCAAAGTATGCCAATACAAGCCATTTTCTTTTCGCACAGAGTGCAGTTCTAGCGTCCCAGCATAAATGCTTACATTTGGGATAGTAAGCGAAAAATCTAGCTCAAACACATCACCATAGCTTTCTAGCACGACTTTATAAGTGGTTGGTGTTGTGGATTCTCTCTCTGTGTTAATTGTGCTTGTCTGATAAGAATCCTCTTGTAAAAACGCTTCAAGCTTGCTCTCTCCATACAAAAGCGCGGGATTTTCAGAATCTTGCACTTTAAGGGTAAATCGTGGTGTTAAAAGCGTGGTTTTACGCATTTTAGATGTATCTTTTCCATTGCCAAAAAGCTCTTGTTCCTCATTGCTAGAATTTTCTAAAACCTCAATTGATACTAAATCAACGCTCAAAGGCTCAATCTCAAAATTCCCGCTTTGCGTGGGATAAAAAACATGGCTTACCTCATAGACAATATTTTCCTGTGGTTCGCCCTCAATGCGCTCTACCTCATACACTTTAGCAAACTCAAGCCAAAAGCGCGAAATATGCAAGGTGTGGATAGATTCAAAAAAATCCTTTGCAATCTCTAAACGCACGCGATAGACTATTTGCTGCCCTTTAAAGGCGGTGTAGATTTTCTTTCCACCTAAAAATTCCTCTTTTGCGCCTTGCAGAGTGCTGGAGAGAAATATTTTTTCATTTCGTAAAGAATCTTTTTGCAAAGAATCTTGCGCGTGCAAACACGATGCAAACGCGCAAAGCATCAGTAAAAATACAATATTTATTCTTTTCAATATTCCACTTTTATTTTTAAGATTTGGTGAGATTCTAGCAAGTTTTAAGCATTTGCAATCAATTTTAAAGTAGAATTGCCACTTCATTTTAAAGGAATATAAGGGTTAAAAAATTGCAGATTCTTTGCCGAGCTTTTGGGCGTTGTGAAACAAATTGTTATATTCTCAAATTTTCGCAAGGCGAGGTGATTATCGACCCGGGCGAAGGCGCGAGCGCGTGGGTGATGCGTGAATGTCAAAATATCCTAGCTATTCTTAACACACACGGGCATTTTGACCATGTGTGGGATAATAGCGCGCTTAAAAAGCTTTATCCAAATGCGCCATTGATTTGCCACGAGCTAGATTCGTTTTTACTTCAAAAAGACATTTTTGGGCTCAACCTCCCGCTAAGTGAGCCCGATAGGGTCGTTAGTGTTTATAAAGATTCTCAAACAATTTTGCTTGCAGAATCTAGCCACAATGGCGCTCCAGAAATTTATGCGACTTTTCATCACTTCCCCGGACACACGCCGGGCTGTTGTATGATAGAGATTGGCGGAAGTGTGTTTAGCGGGGATTTTATTTTTTATCGTAGTATTGGGCGCAGTGATTTTGCGTATTCAAATGCTGCGGATATGCGCGAATCGCTTTTGCGCTTTCAAGGGCTGGATATTCTTTCTAGTCTTATTGCATACCCCGGACACGGGCAAAGCACGCTCATAAGTGATGAGCAGAAAAATAGCAAATTTTGGCTTACGCGATTATGAAATTTTGAGGTTTTAAAATGCTAGATTCTAAAGATTCTAATCAACATTATAAGTACGAGATTTTAAACCAATCAAAAGATGCTGGATCTAAGGAGTTTTTATGCTAGATGATAAGCAAAAAAAGCGTCACTCACGCGGGATTTCACTTCCTGATGTTGGTGAGGAGGGACAGGCAAAATTACTCAATGCGAGTGTGCTTATTGTGGGTATTGGTGCGATAGGTTCGGTGGTAAGCACATATTTGAGTGCAGTGGGTGTTGGGCGTATTGGATTGGTTGATTTTGACACCATTGATATGGACGATTTACAACATCAAATATTATATGAAATGCCTTACCTCAATCGCCCAAAAGTGCGTTGTGCGCAAGAGCGATTAGAAAAAATGAGCCCAAATACAAAGATTGAGGGTTATTTTGAAGTTTTTGGCTTGAAAAATGCGCTGGCTTTGATGAAAAACTATGAATTTATTGTCGATGCAAGCAATGATTTTAAAACTGCTTTTATCATTAATCAAGCCTGCGTGGTGCTAAAAAAGCCCTTTAGCAGTGCGAGTTATTTTGAGTATTTGGGACAGGCGCTAAGCTTTATACCACAATCTGCGTGCTTTGCTTGCACTTTTGGAAAAATCCCACAACAAGAATTGCACGGGCGTTTTAGAAGTGGTGTCTCTGGCTTTAGCACGGGGATTTTGGGTTCGATACAAGCCGGCGAAGTGATAAAGTATTTTTTGCATAAGGATTCTAAGGATTTTAATGAACATATGCTACTTAACACCATCGCGCTTGTAGATTCTCAAAAACTAAGCATTACAAAAATCGCCACACATAAAGATCCCAATTGTCCTGCGTGCGGGCAAAATGCTAGGTGCAAATAGGTAAATTTAAGAAGCTGGGCAAATTTAAGAAGTAGATAACTTAAATAATAGTGGATGGAGAAATGAAAAAGTTTGTGTTTGCGATGTTTGTATGTGCTGTGCAATATCTTTGGGCGAGTTGTTCTGGGGATTGTGTGAGCTGCCATTCTAAGCTTGATTTTAAGAATGATATGCGACATAAATCTATGACTGAATGCAAAACCTGCCACACAGAGAAAAAAATGGCAAATATTAATATGGGCGGTTGTGGGCAGGACTGCTTTGCCTGCCACGATGTGGAGAAAATCCGCCTGCCAGAGCTAAGGAAAGCACACAAGGTGATTGATGATTGTATGAATTGCCATATAGGGCTTTCAAATTCCATTTTCAAGCCAAATTTCGATGGTGTAAAAAGTATTTTTGATAGACGCAATTTTGAAAATTTTAGCAATGGGTTAGAAATTATAAAATAGGAATTGTTATTAATTTAACTTTAAGGAAACTTTGCTTACAATTCTCTCACTTTTTTAAAAGATATCTAAAAAAAATTCTTTTAATAAACCATCACTTTGAGATGCTAGAAGCGTAAGATTTTTATCAAACAGAATCTTAGGTTGGGTGGGTTTGGGCTGACAAGCATCTTTTTCCTTCCTTATTTGTTGTTGAATACCTCCCTTTTTTTGTGTTTGTTGTGGTTTAGAAAGGGAGGTTAGACTTCTAAAAATCAATTTTTCAAGGAATTATTATGGATAAGAATTTTATTATTGGGCATATGAATGAGCATCACACATCTTCACTTATTAAGGTTGTGAAAAAATTTAGTGGCACAAGCGATGTGCAAGAAGCCACTTTAATAGGTATAGATACAGCAGGGCTAGATATTGCTTATAATGGCACAAAGACCTTGCGCGTGGATTTTCCACAGGTGGTAACCTCAGATCAGATTCAAAGTGAAATCATCGCTCTTTGCAAGCGTGCAGGGATAGATTCTGAAGAAGGCACAGACACGCAAGTAGGGAGCGTAAAGAAAGAGATTGAAGAGTTTAAAAAAGGCTTTGGCTCGGTGATTTTGGCGACACTTAGCGAGCAGGGCAAGGTGATTAGCTCATATGCGCCACTTATCCAGCACAATGAGCGTTGTTATGTTTATATTAGCAGCGTGGCGGATCATTACCATAGCATTAAGGCAAATCCAAACAATATCGAGATGCTTTTCTTAGAAGATGAATGCAAGGCGAAATCTGTGATTTTGCGCAAAAGATTGCGCTACTCTGTCAATGCGCGTTTTATAGAACGTGAGAGCGAGGAATTTGAGCAAGCATTTAGCGTATTAGAAAACTCTATGGGCGGACATGGTGGCGTGAAGCAGATTAAAAAAATGCTTGATTTTAGCCTTGTGGAATTGCAACTTTTAGACGGGCGTTTTGTCAAAGGATTTGGACAGGCTTACGATATTAAAGCAAATGGCGAAGTCGCCTATGTCGGCACAAATGGGAATCCACACGATTTTGGGAAATAGCAGATTCTCTTTTTTTCTTTGAAATACGCCAACTTAAAGCAAGAGAATCTATAAGCCTTATCAAAATAAAAATGCTAAAATGCCAAGCTTATTTTTTTTGCACAGGTGATACAAAAGGAATACAATTTATGCAAACGCGTTGTGGATTTGTAGCGGTTTTGGGGCGTCCAAATGCTGGAAAATCAAGCCTTCTTAATGCCCTAAGTGGGCAAAATCTCGCGCTTGTCTCAAGTAAGGCAAACGCCACGCGCAAGCAGCAGCTTATCATCATCACGCATTCTGGGGAAGATTCTCAAGGTGCGTATAACGCGCAAATCATTTTCACCGACACGCCCGGAATCCACCATCAAGAAAAGCTTTTAAATAAATTTATGCTCAATGAAGCCCTGCGCGCGCTTAGTGATTGTGATTTGAAGCTTTATCTCGCACCTGCAGGCGATTCTATCAAGTATTATGAGGAATTCCTCGCGCTTTTGGATTCCAAAAAAACCCAAGATTCTAAGTTTAATTCCGCGCATATTTTGCTTTTAACCAAATGCGATATGCTAAGCCAAAAAGAGCTCTTAGAAAAAATTATGCAATACGAATCTTTAAGCGCGCGCTATCTTGCGCTTATTCCGCTAAGTATCAAAAAGGGTTTCAAACCTCAAATCTTACTTGACATACTTGCGCGCTATTTGCCACAAAGCCCGTTTTTGTATGATGAAGATATTGCGACAATCTCGCAAACACGCGAGATTGTAAAGGAGCTTATAAGAGAGAGTTTGTTTGAAAATCTTAGTGATGAAGTGCCTTATGAAAGTGATGTGTTGGTGGAAAGCTATAAAGAAGGTGAAGTTGAGCGAATTTATGCTAAAATACTGACCCTCAAAAACAGCCAAAAAGCCTTAATCATCGGAGAAAATGGCAAGACAATCAAGCGTATAGGCATTTGCGCGCGCCAAAAGATAGAATCTCTTTTGCAAAAAAAGGTATTTTTACGTCTTGAAGTTGTCGTGGATAAGGCGTGGAGCAAGGAAGTGGGCAAGCTTAAAAAAGT from Helicobacter himalayensis harbors:
- a CDS encoding CapA family protein, producing the protein MYFKKVWHILRVVVFCGFASASAWLFLGCSQTHIPQAKGEFQAESVVSQAPIIVKISFVGDCVLGDYKGASGATFNAKFKEVEGDYAYFSKGVVAVLSEDDLSVANLEGVLSDKELQNAFVKPFSFKGKSVYTNILKTASIESVNIANNHTRDYGAQGFKDTREILQNAGISYFGEGFLDIREIKGKKFGFGGHRGWSRDIKARVKDEIARLRENGAEVVIFSFHWGEEREHIANSLQREIAHFAIDNGADLIIGHHPHVLQGIEEYKGKKIVYSLGNFIYGGAKNPKDKDTMIYRVEFAFYENLNDAKNVYAKIVGNRNESAESVKLISQKMPNMRAQAKCNEARAEVECDLTAREDTIDGIGGIDSQITSQHDRIQKSNQPKNTEYERERKRGGGEAGFTPAETIPIDGMGAFIHSIASVDFWGDSGVVLKHSIIPANISSQNIYNDYSPRIYEKNSGEYERVLKRVEEYSTAKMPQKTR
- the miaB gene encoding tRNA (N6-isopentenyl adenosine(37)-C2)-methylthiotransferase MiaB; the encoded protein is MKRKVYIQTLGCAMNERDSEHLLAELEYKEGYTLTQNPKEADLILINTCSVREKPERKLFSEIGQFAREKKQGAKIGVCGCTASALGEQIIKKAPNVDFVLGARNTSKITQVLHSPKAVEVDINYDDSRYVFASPQNMGIKALLNISIGCDKLCSYCIVPFTRGKEISIPQDLLLSEARKLAQNGVKELLLLGQNVNNYGVRFSSPHPKTNFTQLLRALSEIEGIKRIRFTSPHPLHMNDAFLEEFANNEKICKSIHIPLQSGSSKILKAMKRGYSKEWYLERIARLREFLHKAGQEYVGIGTDIIVGFPGESEEDFADTLDVVEKVGFDTLYSFVYSPRPNTTAYSIESSRLVDSHIAKERLARLQNLHKSMLAKRAKNEIGRVYEVLIENYRDDEAQCWSEGRSGNNRLVKILGKKCAIGTFAHARITRAQGGSLYGELLS
- a CDS encoding HP0268 family nuclease, which translates into the protein MELKIARTDLTSKKKVEAKISLDEIIKKVQEQNEHAFYFDGTNSHKDMQKAKASLEKSGFRVQLNEVRYGLDENNYIYELYVV
- a CDS encoding flavodoxin, translating into MSIGIFYGSDSSNTQSICEKVAKELGADAKLFDVAKASKEDLLGFTNLILATPTYGAGDLQDDWESYLGLFSEGDFEGKVVALIGVGDQDTYADTYCDALFFLYEKAQKATIIGQTANEGYDFDESKALVDGKLIGLLLDEDNQSDLTDERISKWVGQIKGQFK
- a CDS encoding MBL fold metallo-hydrolase, with product MQILCRAFGRCETNCYILKFSQGEVIIDPGEGASAWVMRECQNILAILNTHGHFDHVWDNSALKKLYPNAPLICHELDSFLLQKDIFGLNLPLSEPDRVVSVYKDSQTILLAESSHNGAPEIYATFHHFPGHTPGCCMIEIGGSVFSGDFIFYRSIGRSDFAYSNAADMRESLLRFQGLDILSSLIAYPGHGQSTLISDEQKNSKFWLTRL
- a CDS encoding HesA/MoeB/ThiF family protein; translated protein: MLDDKQKKRHSRGISLPDVGEEGQAKLLNASVLIVGIGAIGSVVSTYLSAVGVGRIGLVDFDTIDMDDLQHQILYEMPYLNRPKVRCAQERLEKMSPNTKIEGYFEVFGLKNALALMKNYEFIVDASNDFKTAFIINQACVVLKKPFSSASYFEYLGQALSFIPQSACFACTFGKIPQQELHGRFRSGVSGFSTGILGSIQAGEVIKYFLHKDSKDFNEHMLLNTIALVDSQKLSITKIATHKDPNCPACGQNARCK
- a CDS encoding HugZ family heme oxygenase codes for the protein MDKNFIIGHMNEHHTSSLIKVVKKFSGTSDVQEATLIGIDTAGLDIAYNGTKTLRVDFPQVVTSDQIQSEIIALCKRAGIDSEEGTDTQVGSVKKEIEEFKKGFGSVILATLSEQGKVISSYAPLIQHNERCYVYISSVADHYHSIKANPNNIEMLFLEDECKAKSVILRKRLRYSVNARFIERESEEFEQAFSVLENSMGGHGGVKQIKKMLDFSLVELQLLDGRFVKGFGQAYDIKANGEVAYVGTNGNPHDFGK
- the era gene encoding GTPase Era; amino-acid sequence: MQTRCGFVAVLGRPNAGKSSLLNALSGQNLALVSSKANATRKQQLIIITHSGEDSQGAYNAQIIFTDTPGIHHQEKLLNKFMLNEALRALSDCDLKLYLAPAGDSIKYYEEFLALLDSKKTQDSKFNSAHILLLTKCDMLSQKELLEKIMQYESLSARYLALIPLSIKKGFKPQILLDILARYLPQSPFLYDEDIATISQTREIVKELIRESLFENLSDEVPYESDVLVESYKEGEVERIYAKILTLKNSQKALIIGENGKTIKRIGICARQKIESLLQKKVFLRLEVVVDKAWSKEVGKLKKVGYDMSLYAK